The following are encoded in a window of Vigna unguiculata cultivar IT97K-499-35 chromosome 8, ASM411807v1, whole genome shotgun sequence genomic DNA:
- the LOC114194428 gene encoding photosynthetic NDH subunit of subcomplex B 3, chloroplastic, whose translation MASMNFFTTISLAADGRNSTTYFPRRRTYSVALAATSPESPPEIELEFIGPKAESDGKYPVEKAKAISGEKLLRNIMTDNKIELYATYGKLMNCGGGGSCGTCIVEIIEGKDLLNERTNTELRYLKKKPESWRLACQTIVGNKENSGKVVVQRIPQWKK comes from the exons ATGGCTTCCATGAATTTCTTTACCACCATTTCCCTCGCCGCCGACGGCCGGAATTCCACCACCTATTTTCCCCGGAGGCGGACGTACTCCGTGGCTCTCGCCGCCACTTCGCCGGAATCTCCACCGGAAATAGAGCTCGAGTTCATCGGG CCGAAAGCGGAGAGTGATGGAAAGTATCCGGTGGAGAAAGCAAAAGCGATAAGCGGAGAGAAGCTGTTGCGGAACATCATGACGGATAACAAGATCGAGCTTTACGCCACCTAT GGGAAACTGATGAACTGCGGAGGAGGAGGTAGCTGTGGAACTTGCATCGTAGAg ATTATTGAAGGAAAAGATCTTTTAAATGAAAGAACCAATACTGAACTCAGATATCTCAAGAAG AAACCTGAATCTTGGAGGCTGGCTTGTCAAACTATTGTTGGAAACAAAGAAAACTCTGGCAAG GTTGTTGTTCAAAGGATTCCTCAGTGGAAGAAGTAA
- the LOC114194427 gene encoding pentatricopeptide repeat-containing protein At5g11310, mitochondrial — translation MLSRYLKSPNPLFSLRSLPCTPNPISVPDPIPNLNPSFRPSPDRLFSSSWLSEPGNPIIQWPSLPKPNPHPNPNANPNPTPDPTSPNLNAFSLISNLFTDPSVSPGPVLHAQLDRSAIEPDPALLLAVFDRFGSSPKLLHSLFLWAQKRPGFRPDPKLLDAVVNALAKAREFDAAWKLVLDHVGDGEEENESLVSVKTFAIMIRRYARAGMSKLAIRTYEFAKDNKSIVDSGSEMSLFEILIDSLCKEGSVREASEYFLWKKELDLSWVPSIRVYNIMLNGWFRSRKLKQGERLWEEMKKENVRPSVVTYGTLVEGYCRMRRVEKALEMVGDMTREGIAPNAIVYNPIIDALAEAGRFKEALGMLERFHVLEIGPTDSTYNSLIKGFCKAADLVGASKILKMMISRGLIPSPTTYNYFFRYFSRCGKVEEGMNLYAKLIESGYTPDRLTYHLLVKMLCEEGKLDMAVRVSKEMRHNGYDMDLATSTMLIHLLCKMHRLEEAFAEFEDMIRRGIVPQYLTFQRMKAELKRQGMTEMAQKLCKLMSSVPYSGNLPNTYGGDREDAFTRRKSIIRKAKAFSDMLKDCKDPSELRQYRNSSENAVSSEKYVMKDIEGK, via the exons ATGCTCTCTCGTTATCTCAAATCCCCTAATCCACTCTTCTCCCTCCGTTCATTACCCTGTACTCCAAACCCAATCTCAGTCCCAGACCCTATTCCTAACCTAAACCCTTCCTTCCGACCCTCCCCAGACCgtctcttctcttcttcatgGCTATCCGAACCGGGAAATCCAATCATCCAATGGCCATCACTACCAAAACCAAACCCTCATCCGAATCCCAACGCCAACCCTAACCCAACTCCCGACCCTACCTCTCCGAACCTAAACGCATTCTCCCTCATTTCCAACCTCTTCACGGACCCTTCCGTCTCGCCCGGTCCGGTCCTCCACGCCCAACTCGATCGCTCAGCCATCGAACCGGACCCGGCCCTCCTGCTCGCCGTCTTCGACCGCTTCGGCTCGTCTCCCAAGCTCTTACACTCGCTCTTCCTCTGGGCCCAGAAGCGACCCGGCTTCAGGCCCGACCCGAAGCTCCTTGACGCCGTCGTCAATGCACTCGCTAAGGCAAGGGAGTTTGACGCCGCATGGAAACTTGTTCTCGATCACGTCGGAGATGGGGAAGAAGAAAACGAAAGCTTGGTTTCCGTTAAGACCTTTGCCATAATGATTCGACGCTATGCTCGAGCAG gtaTGTCCAAACTTGCAATCAGAACTTATGAATTTGCTAAAGATAACAAGTCCATTGTGGATTCTGGCTCAGAAATGAGTTTGTTTGAGATATTGATAGATTCACTTTGTAAAGAAGGGTCAGTGAGGGAAGCTTCAGAGTATTTCCTTTGGAAAAAGGAGTTGGACTTAAGTTGGGTTCCTTCTATTCGGGTATATAACATAATGTTGAATGGATGGTTTCGATCGAGGAAACTGAAGCAGGGCGAGAGACTTTGGGAAGAGATGAAGAAGGAGAATGTGAGACCAAGTGTTGTGACATATGGTACCCTTGTGGAAGGATATTGCAGGATGCGCCGTGTCGAGAAAGCACTCGAAATGGTTGGTGATATGACCAGAGAAGGAATTGCACCAAATGCAATTGTGTACAACCCAATCATCGATGCACTAGCAGAAGCTGGAAGATTCAAAGAGGCTTTGGGTATGTTGGAACGATTCCATGTTTTGGAAATTGGTCCTACTGATTCAACGTATAATTCTCTAATAAAAGGGTTTTGTAAAGCTGCAGATCTTGTTGGTGCTAGTAAGATTCTTAAAATGATGATAAGCAGGGGTTTGATCCCAAGTCCCACTACCTATAACTACTTTTTTAGGTACTTTTCAAGATGTGGAAAAGTTGAGGAGGGGATGAACCTGTATGCAAAGTTGATTGAGTCTGGTTATACCCCAGATCGGTTAACTTACCATCTTTTGGTGAAGATGTTATGTGAAGAGGGGAAGTTAGACATGGCAGTTCGAGTTAGCAAGGAAATGAGGCATAATGGTTATGATATGGACTTGGCTACCAGTACCATGTTAATTCATCTGCTCTGCAAAATGCATAGGTTGGAAGAGGCTTTTGCTGAATTCGAGGACATGATAAGAAGAGGTATAGTTCCTCAGTATCTCACTTTCCAGAGAATGAAAGCTGAGTTAAAGAGACAAGGTATGACTGAAATGGCTCAAAAGCTTTGCAAGTTAATGTCTTCTGTTCCCTATTCTGGCAACTTGCCAAATACTTATGGTGGAGACAGAGAGGATGCTTTTACACGAAGAAAATCTATAATTCGGAAAGCTAAAGCATTTTCTGATATGCTGAAGGACTGTAAGGATCCGAGTGAACTTCGTCAGTATAGAAATTCATCAGAAAATGCTGTCTCAAGTGAAAAATATGTGATGAAGGATATTGAGGGAAAATGA